The Desulfococcus multivorans DNA window AAAGGCCGATCTTGTTTTGGGTGGCGTGGGTAAAAGCGCCTTTCTTGTAGCCGAAAAGCTCGCTTTCGAGGATGTGCTCGGGAACGGTCGGACAATTGACGGGGACATAGGGCCCTTCGCTTCGGGCGCTCAAGGCATGAATGGCCCGGGCGGTCAGGTCCTTCCCGGTACCGGATTCTCCGGTGATCAGGACCGTAAACTCCGTATTGGCCACCATCCGGATGGTCTCGAATACCCGCTGCATGACGGCGCTCTTTCCCACCAGATCCTGAAAGACGTGGGACGTTCGGGTCTCTTTTTTCAGACGGAGGTTTTCCCGGATCAGGCTGCTGCGCTCCAGGGCCTTTTCCAGCCGGAGTACAAGCGCATCGTGGTCAAACGGTTTGGTGATGAAATCGTAGGCACCGTGCTTCATGGCTTCCACTGCCGTCTCGATGGAGCCGTGACCCGTCATCATCACGACGGTCTGTTCGGGATAATCCCGTTTGACCATCTCCAGCAGGGCAAGTCCGTCCATACCCGGCATCTTGATGTCCGCCAGAATCAGATCGAAATATCCCTGGGAGACGTGCCGGAGCGCCTCGGTTCCGGACGATGCGAGGGTCACCCGGCATTTCAGGTCCGGTTCGAGGCTGCGTTTCAGCAGCACGAGCATGTCCGGTTCGTCGTCAACGATGAGAATGGCGCGCGTTGTCATGATACATGATCTCCCGGCCGGGGCGTGGCCGGCAGCGTAATCGTGAATTCGGCGCCTTTGCCGGGTTCGCTCTCCACGGAAATGTTCCCGCCGTGATTTTTCACGATGCCGTAGCTGACGGCCAGACCCAGGCCTGTGCCTTCTCCGGTGGGTTTGGTGGTGAAAAACGGATCGAAAATACGGGGAAGATCCTTCTTTTCAATGCCGTAGCCCGTATCCTTGACGCGTATCAGAAGCTGACCCGCAGGCGCGTCGTACAGCGTGGCGATTCGAATGGTTCCTTGATTGTGGTTGGCATGCTGGGCGTTCATGATGAGATTGATCAGCACCTGTCGTATCTTTTTTTCGTCCATGTAAAGCGGGGGCGCACTCCGATCGTATTCTCTCCGGAAGGTGAGCGCATTGGCGCCGGCCTGGTGGGTAACGAAAACCAGCACCTCCTCGATGATATCGTGGATATCGACCAGGGTGTTTTCCGGTTTCGAGCTTCGGGCGAAATTGAGAAGATCGGCAACGATGGCCTTGCAGTTCTTGACATGCTTCTCGATGATCTTGAGGTCTTCGAATTTCTGTGTGCCGGCAGGCTCGGATCGAATCAACAGCTGGGTATACCCCAGGATAATGCCGAGTGGATTGTTGATTTCGTGGGCGATGCCCGAGGAGAGCTGACCGATGGAGGCCAGCTTGTCCGCCTGGGCGATTTGTTTTTCGGAGCGTGCCAGAGCCTCGGTCCGCTCCCTTACGCGCCTCTCCAGGTTTTCGTTCAGGTCGAGCAGCTCGCGATGGGCGGTTTGAATGGCGGTCTTATCGTTCATAATCTCCCGATACACCCGCCATGCCTGTCCGAAAAAGAGGGTAATGGACGCCACGATGATCAGCATGAAGGTGTTGACCCCGCCGCTGAAGGGCCGAATGAGCTCCCACACCTCCCCGTGCCCCGTGAAAAGCAGGACCTGCTTCAGGATGTGGCCGGCGGAGCGGGATACCGCGAACCCGGCCAGAAAATAACTCATCCAGAGGAGGTAGGTCCACATCAGGTGATTGGGGTTTCGTCGGTTCAGCTCCCGTGTCAGTCCGATGCACATGAAGCTCAGAACGATCATGGCGACGGAACCCACCAGGTCCACCACGATAATGGGAATGGCCGG harbors:
- a CDS encoding sensor histidine kinase, which gives rise to MIVPAIPIIVVDLVGSVAMIVLSFMCIGLTRELNRRNPNHLMWTYLLWMSYFLAGFAVSRSAGHILKQVLLFTGHGEVWELIRPFSGGVNTFMLIIVASITLFFGQAWRVYREIMNDKTAIQTAHRELLDLNENLERRVRERTEALARSEKQIAQADKLASIGQLSSGIAHEINNPLGIILGYTQLLIRSEPAGTQKFEDLKIIEKHVKNCKAIVADLLNFARSSKPENTLVDIHDIIEEVLVFVTHQAGANALTFRREYDRSAPPLYMDEKKIRQVLINLIMNAQHANHNQGTIRIATLYDAPAGQLLIRVKDTGYGIEKKDLPRIFDPFFTTKPTGEGTGLGLAVSYGIVKNHGGNISVESEPGKGAEFTITLPATPRPGDHVS
- a CDS encoding sigma-54-dependent transcriptional regulator — its product is MTTRAILIVDDEPDMLVLLKRSLEPDLKCRVTLASSGTEALRHVSQGYFDLILADIKMPGMDGLALLEMVKRDYPEQTVVMMTGHGSIETAVEAMKHGAYDFITKPFDHDALVLRLEKALERSSLIRENLRLKKETRTSHVFQDLVGKSAVMQRVFETIRMVANTEFTVLITGESGTGKDLTARAIHALSARSEGPYVPVNCPTVPEHILESELFGYKKGAFTHATQNKIGLFQEADKGTLFLDEIGDVSPAIQTKLLRVIQEKEIKPLGDNRTISVDVRIISSTNQNLREKIREGTFREDFFYRLNVLPITLPPLRERREDIPLIADHILAKHCRKLSKPLKTLSPKLMELLVERPWEGNVRELENVIIQGILFSGGEEIQPRDIGIERLSGTGDCPEEETLLDLPYRDAKERNLQRFNNAYIGRLLAETGGNVTQAARKCGLERQSLQQIMRRYRILADRFR